A section of the Rhizobium sp. Pop5 genome encodes:
- a CDS encoding ATPase domain-containing protein: protein MNTATPATKARTGVSGLDTVLAGGLSTGHVFLLEGNPGAGKTTIALQFLIEGMRLGERGLYITLSETEEELRAGAASHGMVLDDNIEVFEVLPPESLLDADQQQSLLYSSDLELGETTREIFAAFERVKPSRVVLDSLSEIRLLAQSSLRYRRQILALKHYFARQGATVLLLDDMTSDMLDKTVHSVVHGVIHLDELAPNYGSERRRLKVVKYRGQAFRGGYHDFTIRTGGVVVFPRLVAAEHRSSYVRDQLPSNIAELDLLLGGGLERGSSTLILGPAGTGKSTFSFQFLMAAIARGEKAAAFIFDEELGLLLTRLKGLGMDLEALRDQGLVHIEQLDAAELSPGEFAHRVRACVDNSGAKSVLIDSINGYQAAMPDESSLTLHMHELLQYLNRQGANTFLTVAQHGLVGDMKAPVDVTYLADTVILLRYFEAVGRVRRAVSVIKKRTGYHEDTIREYRIAGNGLTLGAPIVGFQGVLRGVPEFVATTAPLLPTDSEDGGNS from the coding sequence ATGAATACTGCGACGCCTGCCACGAAAGCTCGGACCGGTGTGTCCGGCTTGGACACAGTTCTGGCAGGAGGCCTTTCCACCGGCCATGTTTTTCTCCTGGAAGGAAATCCGGGAGCGGGCAAGACGACGATCGCGCTGCAGTTCCTGATCGAGGGCATGCGGCTCGGTGAGCGTGGGCTCTATATCACGCTGTCTGAAACCGAAGAGGAGCTCCGGGCCGGCGCCGCATCGCATGGTATGGTCCTCGACGACAATATCGAGGTGTTCGAGGTCTTGCCGCCGGAAAGCCTGCTCGACGCCGACCAGCAGCAGAGCCTGCTTTATTCGTCCGACCTTGAACTCGGTGAAACGACAAGGGAAATCTTCGCCGCTTTCGAGCGGGTCAAGCCGAGCCGGGTGGTTCTCGACAGCCTGTCGGAGATTAGGCTGCTCGCCCAAAGCTCGCTGCGCTACCGCCGGCAGATCCTGGCGCTCAAACATTATTTTGCCCGGCAAGGGGCGACAGTGCTCCTCCTCGATGACATGACCTCCGATATGCTCGACAAGACGGTGCACAGCGTCGTCCACGGGGTCATCCATCTTGACGAACTGGCGCCGAACTACGGCTCCGAACGACGACGCTTGAAGGTCGTGAAATACCGCGGACAGGCTTTCCGTGGCGGCTATCACGATTTCACCATCCGGACTGGCGGCGTTGTCGTGTTTCCGCGTCTCGTCGCTGCCGAACATAGGTCGAGTTACGTTCGCGATCAGCTTCCCAGCAATATTGCCGAGCTGGATCTGCTGCTGGGAGGCGGGCTCGAACGGGGATCCAGCACGCTGATCCTCGGCCCCGCGGGCACTGGCAAGAGTACCTTCTCTTTTCAATTCCTGATGGCGGCGATCGCGCGTGGCGAAAAGGCCGCCGCCTTCATTTTCGACGAGGAGCTCGGCTTGCTGCTCACGCGCCTGAAAGGGCTGGGCATGGATCTCGAAGCCCTGCGGGACCAAGGCCTGGTGCATATCGAGCAGCTCGATGCCGCGGAACTGTCACCCGGCGAATTCGCACACCGCGTCCGTGCTTGTGTCGATAACTCAGGCGCAAAGTCCGTGCTCATCGACAGCATCAACGGCTACCAGGCTGCCATGCCGGATGAGAGTTCGCTGACATTGCATATGCACGAACTGCTGCAATATTTGAACAGGCAAGGCGCAAACACCTTTCTCACCGTCGCCCAACATGGGCTGGTCGGCGACATGAAGGCGCCTGTGGACGTTACCTACCTCGCCGATACCGTCATCCTGCTGCGTTACTTCGAGGCCGTGGGGCGCGTGCGGCGGGCAGTCTCCGTCATCAAGAAGAGGACCGGTTATCATGAGGACACCATTCGGGAGTATCGGATCGCTGGCAACGGTCTAACGCTCGGAGCTCCCATCGTCGGTTTTCAGGGGGTGCTTCGCGGCGTGCCGGAATTCGTCGCAACGACCGCACCGCTTTTGCCAACCGACAGCGAGGACGGCGGCAATTCCTAA
- a CDS encoding LysR family transcriptional regulator yields the protein MPRSSVNDLIAFLAVAREQSFTKAAAKLGVSQSALSHTIRGLEERLGLRLLTRTTRSVSPTEAGERLLVTIGPRIDEIDTELAALSAFREKPAGTIRINAGEHAADAVLWPALENLLPDYPDIHVEIIVDYGLTDIVAERYDAGVRLGEQVAKDMIAVRIGPEMRMAVVAAPAYFERRPKPMSPQDLTDHNCINLRLPTYGGVYAWEFEKDGRELKVRVEGQLTFNNIALRLNAALAGAGLAYMPEDAVRAHLTDGRLVRVLEDWCAPFPGYHLYYPSRRHASPAFALVVDALRYRG from the coding sequence ATGCCGCGATCCTCCGTCAACGACCTTATCGCCTTCCTCGCCGTTGCGCGTGAGCAGAGCTTCACCAAAGCGGCGGCCAAGCTCGGCGTGTCGCAATCGGCGCTCAGCCATACGATCCGCGGGCTGGAGGAGCGGCTCGGGCTGCGGCTCCTGACGCGCACGACACGCAGCGTTTCGCCGACGGAGGCCGGTGAACGCCTGCTCGTCACCATCGGTCCGCGGATCGATGAGATCGACACCGAACTGGCCGCGCTCAGCGCATTCCGGGAAAAGCCGGCCGGCACCATCCGCATCAATGCCGGTGAGCATGCGGCGGATGCGGTTCTCTGGCCCGCTTTGGAAAACCTTCTGCCCGATTATCCCGATATTCATGTCGAGATCATCGTCGATTACGGCCTGACCGACATCGTCGCGGAGCGCTACGATGCGGGCGTGCGGCTGGGGGAGCAGGTGGCGAAAGACATGATTGCGGTGCGCATCGGCCCCGAAATGCGCATGGCGGTGGTCGCCGCGCCCGCCTATTTCGAAAGGCGGCCAAAGCCAATGTCGCCGCAGGATCTGACAGACCACAACTGCATCAACCTGCGCCTGCCGACCTATGGCGGCGTTTACGCCTGGGAGTTCGAGAAGGACGGGCGCGAGCTGAAGGTGCGCGTCGAAGGGCAGCTGACATTCAACAATATCGCGCTGCGGCTGAACGCGGCGCTGGCCGGAGCGGGGCTGGCATATATGCCGGAGGATGCCGTGCGGGCGCATCTAACCGACGGACGGCTGGTGCGTGTGCTGGAGGACTGGTGCGCGCCGTTTCCCGGCTATCACCTCTACTATCCGAGCCGCCGGCATGCCTCTCCGGCATTCGCCCTCGTCGTCGATGCGTTGCGCTATCGGGGATAG
- a CDS encoding ATP-binding protein: protein MPNSNNTKALIYAPAGRDAQVAASLIDEAGLSSTAVGDLKLFASSLGDEIAVGVLTEEAVRGGDLKPIAAWVSAQPSWSDLPFIVLTQRGGGPERNPAAARLSEVLANVTFLERPFHATSFISIARTALNGRLRQYEARARLEALSEGERRLQTALAAGRLGAWELELSSMLLSTSATCKAIFGRGVDDDVTRDELIASIHPDDRDLVLASLRRTIDTGRDYSMEHRTVWPDGSLHWTEVHAQLYADRYGSGRKLVGVCSDTTARKAVEENLRRLNENLEERVRERTGEVNAAHQTLIEEVAQRERAEEQLRQSQKMEAIGQLTGGVAHDFNNLLMVVLGNLELLGKYLAGDAKATRLVDGAVQGARRGAALTQRLLAFARQQDLQVKPVDLAELVSGMNDLLRRSVGSSVSIEAILPATLPPALVDANQLELALLNLVVNARDAMPDGGTLSISLREEKVVGDKGDLGEGAYLVLAVTDSGTGMDAETLKKAVDPFFSTKELGKGTGLGLSMIHGLAVQLNGALLLTSEPGVGTTAELWLPATEQRPEHPAETGLPVPQAASRLKILLVDDDALIAMSSVDMLEDLGHQVAEANSGLQALELIRSGQHFDMMITDYSMPGMTGAQLAQAVRAIHPALPIVLATGYADLPAGADIDLPRLGKPYNQAQLAKEITKVMAGERAPIPRSGSGASASRSRLSKSDDRCDEIGDGACVV from the coding sequence ATTCCTAATTCCAACAACACGAAGGCCCTGATCTATGCACCGGCCGGCCGCGACGCCCAGGTCGCGGCATCGCTGATCGACGAGGCTGGACTATCATCGACGGCGGTTGGCGATTTGAAGCTCTTCGCGTCCTCGCTCGGTGACGAAATCGCGGTCGGCGTCCTGACGGAAGAGGCTGTCCGCGGGGGTGACCTGAAACCGATTGCTGCTTGGGTTTCCGCCCAGCCAAGCTGGTCCGATCTGCCATTCATCGTGCTTACCCAGCGCGGCGGAGGCCCTGAGCGAAATCCCGCCGCGGCTAGGCTCTCCGAGGTTCTTGCCAACGTTACTTTCCTGGAGAGGCCGTTCCACGCCACCTCCTTCATCAGTATTGCCCGAACGGCATTGAACGGACGGTTGCGCCAATATGAAGCGCGGGCCCGGCTCGAGGCATTGAGCGAAGGAGAGCGCCGGTTGCAGACGGCACTCGCTGCCGGTCGTCTCGGAGCCTGGGAGCTGGAACTATCCTCGATGCTCCTGTCTACCTCGGCGACATGCAAGGCAATCTTCGGCCGAGGCGTGGATGACGATGTGACGCGCGACGAGTTGATTGCAAGCATTCACCCTGACGACCGAGACCTCGTGCTGGCGAGCCTGCGCCGGACGATCGATACCGGACGCGACTATTCGATGGAGCATAGGACGGTCTGGCCGGATGGATCACTGCATTGGACCGAGGTGCATGCGCAGCTTTACGCCGACCGATATGGTTCTGGCAGGAAACTTGTCGGGGTCTGCTCCGATACCACCGCCCGCAAGGCCGTCGAGGAAAATCTGAGGCGGCTCAATGAGAACCTCGAAGAGCGGGTGAGGGAACGGACCGGGGAGGTCAACGCCGCCCACCAGACGCTGATCGAGGAAGTCGCCCAGCGCGAGAGAGCCGAGGAGCAGCTTCGCCAATCACAGAAAATGGAAGCGATCGGCCAACTCACGGGCGGCGTCGCCCATGATTTCAACAATCTGCTGATGGTCGTTCTCGGTAATCTGGAGCTGCTCGGCAAGTATCTCGCCGGAGACGCCAAGGCAACGCGCCTGGTCGACGGCGCGGTTCAGGGTGCGCGGCGAGGGGCGGCGCTGACACAGCGGTTGCTGGCTTTCGCCAGACAGCAGGATCTGCAGGTCAAGCCGGTCGATCTGGCCGAACTGGTCTCCGGCATGAACGACCTGCTTCGGCGCTCGGTCGGATCCTCGGTCAGTATCGAGGCCATCCTGCCGGCGACGCTGCCGCCGGCTCTGGTCGATGCGAACCAGCTCGAATTGGCGCTGCTCAACCTGGTGGTCAACGCTCGCGATGCGATGCCGGACGGCGGGACGCTGTCCATATCGCTGCGCGAGGAAAAGGTTGTCGGCGACAAAGGCGATCTCGGCGAGGGAGCCTATCTCGTATTGGCCGTAACCGACAGCGGCACCGGAATGGACGCGGAGACGCTGAAAAAAGCGGTCGATCCATTTTTCTCGACCAAGGAACTTGGAAAGGGCACGGGCCTCGGCTTGTCCATGATCCACGGGCTTGCCGTTCAGCTCAATGGCGCACTTCTTCTGACAAGCGAGCCTGGAGTGGGAACCACCGCCGAATTGTGGCTTCCGGCGACCGAACAGCGCCCCGAGCACCCGGCCGAGACAGGGCTGCCCGTCCCACAGGCAGCATCCAGACTGAAGATCCTTCTGGTCGACGACGATGCCTTGATTGCCATGAGTTCGGTCGACATGCTCGAAGATCTCGGCCACCAGGTCGCGGAGGCAAATTCCGGTTTGCAGGCGCTGGAGCTGATCAGGAGCGGCCAGCATTTCGACATGATGATCACGGATTATTCGATGCCCGGCATGACCGGCGCACAGCTTGCCCAGGCTGTGCGGGCCATTCATCCGGCGCTGCCGATCGTGCTGGCGACAGGTTATGCCGATCTTCCCGCCGGCGCCGATATCGATCTTCCAAGATTGGGAAAACCCTATAATCAGGCTCAGCTTGCCAAGGAAATCACCAAGGTGATGGCGGGTGAAAGGGCTCCGATTCCCAGATCCGGCAGCGGCGCGAGCGCTTCACGGTCTCGCCTGTCCAAGTCCGACGATCGCTGCGATGAAATCGGCGATGGCGCCTGTGTCGTCTAG
- a CDS encoding gamma-butyrobetaine hydroxylase-like domain-containing protein: MSDIWPSELRVSKDRQRLVVTFNDGRSFDLSAELLRVLSPSAEVQGHGPGQKVTVPGKRNVAIISITPTGNYAVRIGFDDMHDTGIYTWTYLRELGERGAELFSAYENELSEKGMNRDTAERPR; this comes from the coding sequence ATGAGCGATATCTGGCCGAGCGAACTTCGCGTTTCGAAAGACCGGCAGCGGCTGGTAGTGACCTTCAATGACGGCCGGAGCTTCGACCTGTCGGCCGAATTGCTGCGGGTCCTGTCGCCTTCGGCGGAGGTGCAGGGCCACGGGCCGGGGCAGAAGGTGACGGTACCGGGCAAACGCAACGTCGCTATCATCTCGATCACACCGACCGGCAATTATGCGGTCCGGATCGGCTTCGACGACATGCATGATACCGGCATCTACACATGGACCTATCTGCGCGAACTCGGCGAACGCGGCGCAGAGCTGTTTTCGGCCTATGAGAACGAACTGAGCGAAAAAGGCATGAACCGCGACACCGCGGAAAGGCCGCGCTGA
- the mobA gene encoding molybdenum cofactor guanylyltransferase MobA — MAEFSLDRSDIAGVVLAGGRSQRMGRDKAGVMLGGENLLHHVLDRLSPQVMSVAVNADTSSENVPVVPDHITGKAGPMAGIHAAMIYAAGLPSITHVVTVSVDCPFFPADLVVRLAAAVERPSQIAIAASEGRSHPVFGLWPVTLAADLEAWIATDEKRRVRDFLSRQDVTEVAFPLHPTRASLLDPFFNINTPDDLVEAERWLEALRT; from the coding sequence ATGGCTGAATTTTCGCTCGACAGATCCGATATAGCAGGCGTCGTACTCGCCGGCGGCCGCTCGCAACGCATGGGCCGCGACAAGGCCGGCGTGATGCTCGGAGGCGAAAACCTGCTCCACCATGTGCTCGACCGGCTCTCGCCGCAGGTTATGTCCGTTGCCGTCAATGCCGACACCTCCAGCGAGAACGTGCCCGTCGTTCCTGACCATATTACAGGCAAGGCCGGACCGATGGCCGGCATCCACGCAGCAATGATCTATGCCGCCGGCCTTCCCTCGATCACCCATGTCGTCACGGTCTCGGTCGATTGCCCGTTCTTCCCGGCCGATCTCGTCGTCCGGCTGGCGGCCGCGGTCGAGCGCCCGTCGCAGATCGCCATCGCGGCTTCCGAGGGCCGCAGCCATCCCGTCTTCGGTCTCTGGCCGGTGACGCTAGCCGCCGATCTCGAAGCCTGGATCGCCACCGACGAAAAGCGCCGGGTGCGTGACTTCCTGTCACGGCAAGACGTTACGGAAGTGGCGTTTCCGCTGCATCCAACGCGCGCCAGCCTGCTCGACCCCTTCTTCAACATCAACACGCCCGACGATCTCGTCGAGGCGGAACGCTGGCTGGAGGCCCTTCGCACATGA
- a CDS encoding cupin domain-containing protein, whose translation MEIKRSGSQPSGKGPADWFTGAVRIDPLFQVTDPARAAGASVTFEPGARTAWHTHPLGQTLIVTSGCGRVQHEGGPVEEIRAGDVVRFAPGERHWHGAAPTTAMTHIAIQEHVDGKVVDWMEHVTDTEYQG comes from the coding sequence ATGGAAATCAAGCGAAGCGGCTCGCAGCCTTCCGGCAAAGGGCCGGCAGACTGGTTCACCGGCGCCGTGCGCATCGATCCTCTCTTTCAGGTTACCGATCCGGCTCGCGCGGCTGGCGCCAGCGTTACCTTCGAGCCCGGCGCCCGCACCGCCTGGCACACCCATCCCCTTGGTCAGACGCTGATCGTCACGTCGGGTTGCGGCCGCGTCCAGCACGAAGGCGGGCCCGTCGAGGAAATCCGCGCCGGCGACGTCGTCCGGTTCGCGCCGGGCGAACGCCACTGGCACGGCGCTGCACCGACAACCGCGATGACCCATATCGCCATCCAGGAACACGTCGACGGCAAGGTCGTCGACTGGATGGAGCATGTCACCGACACCGAATACCAGGGTTAG
- the moaA gene encoding GTP 3',8-cyclase MoaA, whose product MNTRVGTLGNATPLVADAHPMVDPFGRAVTYLRVSVTDRCDFRCTYCMAENMTFLPKKDLLTLEELDRLCSAFIAKGVSKIRLTGGEPLVRKNIMYLVRRLGERIGSGLDELTLTTNGSQLSRHAQELFDCGVRRINVSLDTLDPDKFRKVTRWGDFGKVMEGIDAAQKAGIRIKLNAVALKGFNDVEMPEILRFAHGRGMDLTVIETMPMGEIDEDRTDQYLPLSELRADLERQFTLAEIDYQTGGPARYVKVEETGGRLGFITPLTHNFCESCNRVRLTCTGTLYMCLGQNDAADLRAALRATEDDALLHAAIDEAITRKPKGHDFIIDRTHNRPAVARHMSVTGG is encoded by the coding sequence GTGAACACCAGAGTTGGAACGCTAGGCAATGCGACGCCGCTGGTTGCGGATGCGCATCCTATGGTCGACCCTTTCGGGCGGGCCGTCACCTATCTCCGCGTCTCCGTCACCGACCGCTGCGATTTCCGCTGCACCTATTGCATGGCGGAGAATATGACCTTCCTGCCGAAGAAGGATCTTTTGACGCTCGAAGAGCTCGATCGTCTCTGTTCCGCCTTCATTGCCAAGGGCGTCAGCAAAATCAGACTGACCGGCGGCGAACCCTTGGTGCGCAAGAACATCATGTATCTCGTGCGCCGGCTCGGCGAAAGGATCGGCTCCGGTCTCGACGAGCTGACGCTGACGACCAACGGCTCGCAGCTTTCCCGCCATGCCCAGGAACTCTTTGATTGCGGTGTGCGCCGCATCAACGTCTCGCTCGATACGCTCGATCCCGACAAATTCCGCAAGGTCACCCGCTGGGGCGATTTCGGCAAGGTCATGGAAGGCATCGACGCCGCCCAGAAGGCCGGCATCAGGATCAAGCTCAATGCTGTGGCGCTCAAGGGTTTCAACGATGTTGAAATGCCGGAGATCCTGCGCTTCGCCCATGGCCGCGGCATGGATCTGACCGTCATCGAAACGATGCCGATGGGCGAGATCGATGAGGACCGCACCGACCAGTACCTGCCGCTCTCCGAACTGCGTGCCGATCTCGAACGTCAGTTCACCCTTGCTGAAATCGACTACCAGACCGGCGGCCCGGCGCGCTACGTCAAGGTCGAGGAAACCGGCGGTCGCCTCGGCTTCATCACGCCACTGACCCATAACTTCTGCGAAAGCTGCAACCGCGTCCGCCTCACCTGCACCGGCACGCTCTACATGTGCCTCGGCCAGAACGACGCCGCCGATCTGCGCGCAGCACTCCGCGCCACCGAAGACGACGCCCTCCTCCACGCCGCGATCGACGAAGCCATCACTCGCAAACCCAAGGGCCACGACTTCATCATCGACCGCACGCACAATCGTCCGGCCGTGGCCCGGCATATGAGTGTTACGGGTGGGTGA
- a CDS encoding low temperature requirement protein A, with protein MAKANRKNWLRGKGNAAGSKVTFLELFFDLVFVFSISQLSHALAAHYTPLGAAEAGLMTFAVWWVWIFTAWVTNWLDPDKMPVRGMLVVLMMLGLVLSASIPEAFGDKGLLFAGAYVAMQVGRSLFTTYAMTRVDRANTLNFIRITIWLIVAAAFWIAGGLLEHEARLIAWVIALVIEYIGPAAGFAVPGLGRSTPSDWDVSGAHMAERCALFVIICLGEAILVSGRTFSELPISGLTSLVFVTGFIGTVAMWWLYFRFGHGRAAHRIEHEETPGALARQAFTYGHIPILAGIIVHAVAVEFMFSHPHETGDFAIALAVLGGSGLFLAGNLWFKGATSGRMPLSHLAGLVLLILLAFVAPFIEVYLLGILATLVLIIVAAWEYRSLSGTSAAPSLH; from the coding sequence ATGGCGAAAGCGAATAGAAAGAACTGGCTGCGCGGCAAGGGCAACGCCGCCGGCAGCAAGGTGACCTTCCTCGAATTATTCTTCGACCTTGTCTTCGTCTTTTCGATCTCGCAGCTCTCGCATGCGCTCGCGGCCCATTACACCCCGCTGGGGGCGGCCGAAGCGGGTTTGATGACCTTCGCCGTCTGGTGGGTGTGGATCTTTACCGCCTGGGTGACGAACTGGCTCGACCCCGACAAGATGCCGGTGCGCGGCATGCTGGTGGTGCTGATGATGCTGGGGCTGGTGCTGTCTGCTTCCATCCCCGAGGCCTTCGGCGACAAGGGGCTGCTCTTTGCCGGCGCCTATGTGGCGATGCAGGTCGGGCGCTCGCTGTTTACGACCTATGCGATGACGCGCGTCGACCGCGCCAACACGCTGAATTTCATCCGCATCACGATCTGGCTGATCGTGGCGGCCGCCTTCTGGATCGCCGGCGGGCTCCTCGAGCATGAAGCCCGTCTGATCGCCTGGGTGATCGCGCTGGTGATCGAATACATAGGACCGGCCGCGGGCTTTGCCGTGCCGGGGCTCGGCCGCTCGACGCCGAGCGACTGGGACGTTTCCGGGGCGCATATGGCCGAGCGTTGCGCGCTCTTCGTCATCATCTGCCTCGGCGAGGCGATTCTCGTTTCCGGACGCACCTTTTCCGAACTGCCGATCTCGGGCCTGACCAGCCTCGTCTTCGTCACCGGCTTTATCGGGACGGTCGCCATGTGGTGGCTCTATTTCCGCTTCGGCCACGGGCGCGCCGCCCATCGCATCGAGCATGAGGAAACACCTGGGGCCTTGGCGCGGCAGGCCTTCACCTATGGGCACATTCCGATCCTGGCCGGCATCATCGTGCATGCGGTGGCGGTGGAATTCATGTTCTCGCATCCGCATGAGACAGGCGACTTCGCCATCGCCTTGGCGGTGCTCGGCGGCTCCGGCTTGTTCCTCGCCGGCAATCTCTGGTTCAAGGGCGCGACCAGCGGGCGTATGCCGCTGTCGCATCTTGCAGGCCTCGTGCTTCTGATCCTGCTTGCCTTCGTGGCCCCCTTCATCGAGGTCTATCTGCTCGGCATTCTCGCGACGCTGGTGCTGATCATCGTCGCTGCCTGGGAATATCGCTCGCTGAGCGGTACATCGGCGGCGCCGTCGTTGCATTGA
- a CDS encoding DMT family transporter has translation MQRSRNTEGAIYMSMAMAGFSASDALSKSVVAHMNAGEIMFLRGLFTSLLVYLIARQMGALRSWSIVLKPIILLRIICEMLSAVTYITALGMMPIANASAILQSLPLVVTFGAALFFREPVGWRRWSAILVGLIGVMIIIRPGPEGFTAAALLCVAAVLTTAGRDLATRSIDPEIPSLMITVITATSISFFGALLIPLLGGWQPVSATSLGHLLLASVLVLVGYQSVILAMRTGEISFVAPFRYTSLIFSSLLGFFFFAEVPDGWTLLGAAIVIASGLYTFYREAKRRVSPIAQESAPRAPV, from the coding sequence ATGCAGCGGTCACGCAATACCGAGGGCGCCATCTATATGAGCATGGCGATGGCCGGCTTTTCCGCGAGCGACGCTCTTTCCAAATCGGTGGTCGCCCACATGAACGCCGGCGAGATCATGTTTCTCCGCGGCCTCTTCACCAGCCTGCTCGTCTATCTGATCGCCCGGCAGATGGGTGCGCTGCGCTCCTGGAGCATCGTGCTGAAGCCGATCATTCTCCTCAGAATCATCTGCGAGATGCTGTCGGCCGTCACTTACATTACAGCGCTCGGCATGATGCCGATCGCGAATGCCTCGGCGATCCTGCAGTCGCTGCCGCTGGTCGTCACCTTCGGCGCCGCGCTGTTCTTCCGCGAGCCTGTGGGCTGGCGGCGCTGGTCGGCGATCCTCGTCGGACTCATCGGCGTGATGATCATCATCCGCCCCGGCCCGGAAGGCTTCACCGCCGCCGCCCTTCTCTGCGTCGCCGCGGTGCTGACGACGGCCGGCCGCGATCTCGCCACCCGGTCGATCGACCCGGAAATTCCCTCGCTGATGATCACGGTCATCACCGCGACCTCCATCTCCTTCTTCGGCGCGCTGCTCATTCCCCTGCTCGGCGGATGGCAGCCGGTCAGCGCCACCTCGCTCGGGCATCTCCTCCTCGCCTCGGTGCTGGTGCTCGTCGGCTACCAGTCGGTCATCCTCGCCATGCGCACCGGGGAAATCTCCTTCGTCGCTCCGTTCCGCTATACGAGCCTGATTTTTTCCTCACTGCTCGGCTTTTTCTTCTTCGCCGAAGTCCCGGACGGCTGGACACTTCTGGGCGCTGCAATCGTCATCGCCTCCGGCCTCTATACGTTCTATCGTGAGGCCAAGCGCCGCGTGTCGCCGATCGCGCAGGAATCGGCGCCGCGCGCGCCGGTCTGA
- a CDS encoding SDR family oxidoreductase — MTLLNNKIAIVTGASSGIGRAAAKVFAQQGAKLVINGRRREALDAVVAEIEAEGGQAVAISGDVRDEALQAQLVETAVSRFGRLDIAFNNAGGLGEMGPVSGLSLEGWRETIETNLTGAFLGAKHQSAAMGEGGGSLIFTSTFVGHTAGMPGMGAYAASKAGLIGLVQVLAAELASRNIRVNALLPGGTDTPASITNAPDATRELLAFVEGLHALKRMAQPEEIANAALFLASDLSSFVTGTAMLADGGVSISRT; from the coding sequence ATGACACTTCTGAACAACAAGATCGCCATCGTCACCGGCGCAAGTTCCGGCATCGGCCGCGCGGCGGCCAAGGTTTTTGCACAGCAGGGTGCAAAACTCGTGATCAACGGCCGGCGGCGGGAGGCGCTCGACGCCGTCGTCGCCGAGATCGAGGCGGAGGGCGGGCAGGCCGTCGCCATATCGGGTGATGTCCGGGACGAGGCCCTGCAGGCACAGCTGGTCGAGACGGCGGTCTCACGCTTCGGCCGGCTCGACATCGCCTTCAACAATGCCGGCGGCCTCGGCGAGATGGGGCCGGTTTCCGGCTTGTCGCTGGAGGGCTGGCGCGAGACGATCGAGACCAATCTGACGGGCGCTTTCCTTGGCGCCAAGCACCAGTCGGCGGCGATGGGAGAGGGCGGCGGATCGCTGATCTTCACCTCCACCTTCGTTGGCCATACCGCCGGCATGCCGGGTATGGGCGCCTATGCCGCCAGCAAGGCGGGATTGATCGGTCTCGTCCAGGTGCTCGCCGCCGAACTCGCTTCCCGCAACATCCGCGTCAACGCACTGCTGCCCGGCGGCACCGACACGCCTGCCAGCATCACCAACGCGCCGGATGCTACGCGGGAGCTGCTTGCCTTCGTGGAAGGGCTGCATGCGCTGAAGCGCATGGCGCAACCGGAGGAGATCGCCAATGCGGCGCTGTTCCTGGCTTCCGACTTGTCGAGCTTCGTGACGGGTACGGCGATGCTGGCGGATGGCGGGGTTTCGATCAGCAGGACGTAG
- the mobB gene encoding molybdopterin-guanine dinucleotide biosynthesis protein B produces MTAPKVFGIAGWKNSGKTGLAVRLVTEFTNRGYRISTIKHAHHDFDIDKVGADSYRHRQAGAHEVTIVSGTRYAIMHELRGAPEPEFEEILARLAPCDLVLIEGYKREPIPKIEARRLEAANREPLAPSDPHICAIAADHAVADTALPVFDLDDTGAIADFIAAIVGLGQARP; encoded by the coding sequence ATGACGGCACCAAAAGTCTTCGGCATCGCCGGCTGGAAGAATTCCGGCAAAACGGGGCTCGCCGTCCGGTTGGTGACCGAGTTCACCAATCGCGGCTACAGGATCTCGACGATCAAGCACGCCCATCATGATTTCGACATCGACAAGGTCGGCGCTGACAGTTACCGCCACCGCCAGGCCGGCGCGCATGAAGTCACCATCGTCTCCGGCACCCGCTATGCCATCATGCACGAGCTGCGCGGCGCTCCCGAACCCGAGTTCGAGGAAATCCTCGCACGCCTCGCCCCCTGTGATCTCGTGCTGATCGAGGGTTATAAGCGCGAGCCGATCCCGAAAATTGAGGCCCGCCGCCTGGAGGCTGCCAATCGTGAACCGCTGGCGCCGAGCGATCCCCATATCTGCGCCATCGCCGCCGATCACGCCGTGGCGGATACGGCCCTGCCGGTCTTCGACCTAGACGACACAGGCGCCATCGCCGATTTCATCGCAGCGATCGTCGGACTTGGACAGGCGAGACCGTGA